A window of Chitinophaga sp. MM2321 contains these coding sequences:
- a CDS encoding SGNH/GDSL hydrolase family protein has translation MMKRSSLVLIFLCGLLTMQVYAQRVDSLQWWNPATNSFPVIEGQGWPGEGEQPYDRLPARAKPSMKPDVWYLSHNGAGLYLKFQSDAAEIVVRYVVQNKGSLGMPHMPATGVSGVDLYALDHSGAWQWARGKYAFGDTIEYRFSHLEADHVFKNKPVEYRLYLPLYNTVNWLAVGVAQSKKLIPMPLSLEKPVVVYGTSIAQGGCASRPGMAWTALLNRSLDRPLINLGFSGSGRLEKPVLDLMAEKDAKLYILDCVPNLSASTVAQLVTDAVQLLQTKRPGVPILLAAHSGGVPGSLMDTALLKDFEKANTVLQATYEKLIAAGKKDLYILSATDIGFDINSTVDGVHPTDVGMLQYAAAYEKIIRRILKEPQGNISTTIPVTQSRDGAYNWRARHQEILALNKTSGPSSIVLANSIIHYWGGEPVTKIVRGEDAWNKYMAPFGMRNLAFGWDRIENVLWRVYHDELDGYAANNILVMIGTNNLGSATDAEIITGLQGLVEAIQVRQPKARVLLAGILPRRAMEPHVVLLNKQIALLARRMKITFINPGTVLLDKQGKIIESLFSDGLHPIAAGYEVLGKKLQESLKSK, from the coding sequence CGTGTGGACAGCCTGCAATGGTGGAATCCTGCCACGAATAGCTTTCCGGTAATAGAAGGACAGGGATGGCCCGGGGAAGGAGAACAGCCATATGACCGTCTTCCTGCACGTGCAAAGCCATCGATGAAACCGGATGTGTGGTACCTTTCGCATAACGGTGCAGGTCTGTACCTGAAATTTCAATCAGATGCCGCTGAAATAGTAGTACGGTATGTTGTACAAAACAAGGGTAGTTTGGGCATGCCACATATGCCGGCAACGGGTGTGAGCGGCGTTGATCTGTATGCCCTGGACCATAGTGGCGCCTGGCAATGGGCGCGGGGAAAGTATGCTTTTGGCGATACCATCGAATATCGTTTTTCCCACCTGGAAGCTGACCACGTCTTTAAAAACAAGCCCGTAGAATACCGCCTGTACCTGCCCTTGTACAATACTGTAAACTGGTTAGCCGTGGGCGTTGCACAAAGCAAAAAGTTGATTCCTATGCCCCTGAGCCTTGAAAAGCCGGTAGTGGTGTATGGTACCTCCATCGCACAAGGCGGCTGCGCCAGCAGGCCGGGTATGGCCTGGACAGCCTTGCTCAACCGCAGCCTGGACAGACCCCTCATCAACCTGGGCTTTTCCGGGAGTGGCAGGCTGGAGAAACCGGTGCTCGACCTCATGGCAGAGAAAGATGCAAAACTATATATATTGGATTGTGTTCCCAATCTCAGCGCATCAACGGTGGCACAGCTGGTTACAGATGCCGTACAACTCTTACAAACAAAAAGACCTGGCGTACCCATATTACTGGCCGCACACAGCGGAGGAGTACCCGGCAGCCTGATGGATACCGCCTTGTTAAAGGATTTCGAAAAAGCAAATACCGTATTGCAGGCCACCTACGAAAAACTGATAGCAGCCGGAAAGAAAGACCTGTACATACTTTCAGCTACCGACATCGGCTTTGATATCAACTCCACAGTGGATGGGGTTCATCCAACTGATGTAGGCATGTTACAATATGCCGCAGCGTATGAAAAAATAATCCGCCGGATCCTGAAGGAGCCACAAGGTAACATCAGTACAACCATTCCTGTTACGCAAAGCCGTGATGGTGCTTATAACTGGCGTGCCAGGCACCAGGAGATCCTGGCGCTGAATAAAACCAGCGGGCCGTCATCTATCGTATTAGCCAACTCCATTATTCACTACTGGGGTGGAGAACCGGTAACAAAGATTGTTCGTGGTGAGGATGCATGGAATAAATACATGGCGCCTTTCGGTATGCGCAACCTCGCCTTCGGGTGGGACAGGATTGAAAATGTATTGTGGCGTGTATATCATGATGAGTTGGATGGTTATGCTGCCAATAATATCCTGGTCATGATCGGGACCAATAATCTTGGTAGTGCCACTGATGCAGAAATCATAACCGGCTTGCAGGGATTAGTGGAAGCCATCCAGGTGCGGCAACCCAAGGCAAGGGTTTTGTTGGCCGGCATACTGCCCAGAAGAGCTATGGAGCCGCATGTGGTACTGCTCAATAAACAAATAGCCCTGTTGGCCCGCCGGATGAAAATTACGTTTATTAATCCGGGTACGGTATTGCTGGATAAACAAGGGAAGATCATCGAATCCCTGTTCAGCGATGGCCTGCATCCGATAGCCGCAGGCTATGAGGTGCTGGGAAAAAAATTGCAGGAGTCGTTGAAAAGTAAATAA